ACCCCGGATCCGGAGACCGGCTACGTGTTGGACCTGGGCATGTTGAAGGAGATTCTCAACCGGGCGATCGTGGAGCCCTGCGATCATCGCAACCTCAACACCGACGTGCCATTCCTGCGCGGCGTGATCCCGACGACCGAAAACCTCGTGATCGCGTTCTGGCAGCGGATTGAGCCGCTCCTGCCATGCGGCCGGCTGCACCGGGTGCGGCTCTACGAGACGCCGCGCAACTTCGCCGAGTACAACGGCCCGGACGCGCCGCTGTGACGACCTTTCAGCCAGCTAATCCCGCCGTGTCGGGACTACGGTTATCGTATCCAACCGCCTGGCCCCTGCATCAAAAACGAACATGAGCAAAGCCAAACCAATGTACCTCCACCGCTCGGCGAGCGGCACTGCGCCCCGGATTGCGCGTCGTTATGACGCGGCCTTCCGCGTGACGCCGCAGTACCGCGCCTCGCTTCCCGACATGATGGAAGCGGAGCATGACGCCATTCAGGGGGCCCACGTCCCGATTCAGCAGGTCGGGGTGCATAATTTTCGGCTGCCGCTGAAGTTCCGGACCAAGCAGAAGGAGATCGTCACGCTGGAGGCCAGCGTCACGGGGACCGTCTCGCTGGAGGCGGACCTCAAGGGCATCAACATGAGCCG
The Opitutus sp. ER46 DNA segment above includes these coding regions:
- a CDS encoding 6-carboxytetrahydropterin synthase; this translates as MPAISPRGKKPDASPRRGGRSAPVRALGGTVYVTRQVHFNSAHRLENPTKSLRWNQAQYGACTRPHWHGHNYVLEVTVAGTPDPETGYVLDLGMLKEILNRAIVEPCDHRNLNTDVPFLRGVIPTTENLVIAFWQRIEPLLPCGRLHRVRLYETPRNFAEYNGPDAPL